Proteins encoded in a region of the Burkholderia ubonensis subsp. mesacidophila genome:
- a CDS encoding ABC transporter substrate-binding protein yields the protein MKMNRWMEAVLAAGLVCAAATASAQVKIGVTLSATGPAASLGIPEKNTIALLPKEIAGKSVQYVVLDDASDTSRAVQNVRKLIDEDHVDAIIGSSVTPNSLAMLDPVSQAKTPAISLAASAQIIAPMDAKRAWMFKVPQNDRLMADAIAGYMAKHGVKTIGFIGFADAYGDSWYSTFSAAAAANGLKIVSNERYNRTDASVMGQVLKLTSSNPDAVLIAGSGTPAALPAKTLKERGYKGKVYQTHGVANNDFLRVCGKDCEGEILPAGPVLVTDQLPDSNPVKKPSQAYKAAYEKAYGAGSVSTFGGHAWDAGQLLQRAIPEALKKGQPGTEAFREALRAALENVKDLPVSHGVINMTPADHNGFDTRARVMVQIVDGKWKLQTD from the coding sequence ATGAAAATGAATCGATGGATGGAGGCCGTGCTCGCCGCGGGCCTCGTGTGCGCGGCGGCGACGGCGTCGGCGCAGGTGAAGATCGGCGTCACGCTGTCGGCGACCGGGCCGGCCGCGTCGCTCGGCATCCCGGAAAAGAACACGATCGCGCTGCTGCCGAAGGAAATCGCGGGCAAGAGCGTGCAGTACGTCGTGCTCGACGACGCGTCCGACACGAGCCGCGCGGTGCAGAACGTGCGCAAGCTGATCGACGAGGACCACGTCGACGCGATCATCGGCTCGTCGGTCACGCCGAACTCGCTCGCGATGCTCGATCCGGTCTCGCAGGCCAAGACCCCGGCGATCTCGCTCGCCGCGAGCGCGCAGATCATCGCGCCGATGGACGCGAAGCGCGCGTGGATGTTCAAGGTGCCGCAGAACGATCGCCTGATGGCCGACGCAATCGCGGGCTATATGGCGAAGCATGGCGTGAAGACGATCGGCTTCATCGGCTTCGCGGACGCGTACGGTGACAGCTGGTACAGCACGTTCAGCGCGGCGGCCGCGGCGAACGGCCTGAAGATCGTGTCGAACGAGCGCTACAACCGCACCGACGCATCGGTGATGGGGCAGGTGCTGAAGCTGACCAGCTCGAATCCCGATGCGGTGCTGATCGCCGGTTCCGGCACGCCGGCGGCATTGCCCGCGAAGACGCTGAAAGAGCGCGGCTACAAGGGCAAGGTGTACCAGACCCACGGCGTCGCGAACAACGACTTCCTGCGCGTGTGCGGGAAGGACTGCGAAGGCGAGATCCTGCCGGCCGGCCCGGTGCTCGTCACCGACCAGCTGCCCGATTCGAACCCGGTGAAGAAGCCGTCGCAGGCGTACAAGGCGGCTTACGAGAAGGCGTACGGCGCGGGATCGGTGTCGACGTTCGGCGGCCATGCGTGGGATGCCGGCCAACTGCTGCAACGGGCGATTCCCGAGGCGCTGAAGAAGGGCCAGCCGGGCACCGAGGCGTTCCGTGAAGCGTTGCGCGCGGCGCTCGAGAACGTAAAGGACCTGCCGGTGTCGCACGGCGTGATCAACATGACGCCGGCCGATCACAACGGCTTCGATACGCGGGCGCGCGTGATGGTGCAGATCGTCGACGGCAAGTGGAAGCTGCAGACCGACTGA
- a CDS encoding branched-chain amino acid ABC transporter permease, with product MQRKVLYGVLLAALLVAPFAGAYPVFVMKVLAFALFAAAFNLLIGYTGLLSFGHAMFLATSGYLTGYTLQTLGFTPELGVLAGTAAATLLGLVVGLFAIRRQGIYFAMITLAFAQMVYFIYLQAPFTHGEDGLQGVPRGRLFGVLDLSSDLVLYYVVLAIIVAACAFIVRIVHSPFGQVLVAIKENEARAVSLGYDTDRFKLLAFVLSAGLAGLAGSLKVLVLGFETLGDAYWTMSGLVVLMTLVGGMGTLFGPLLGAALIVMLEDRLGDIGEWLASLTGIGWFHSLGESATIVTGVIFIACVLAFRRGIVGEMIARFKPLRAS from the coding sequence ATGCAGAGAAAAGTGCTCTACGGCGTGCTGCTTGCCGCACTGCTCGTCGCGCCGTTCGCCGGCGCGTATCCGGTGTTCGTGATGAAGGTGCTCGCGTTCGCGCTGTTCGCGGCCGCGTTCAACCTGCTGATCGGCTATACGGGGCTGCTGTCGTTCGGCCACGCGATGTTCCTCGCGACGTCGGGCTACCTGACGGGCTATACGCTGCAGACGCTCGGCTTCACGCCCGAGCTCGGCGTGCTCGCGGGCACCGCGGCTGCGACGCTGCTCGGCCTCGTGGTCGGCCTGTTCGCGATTCGCCGGCAGGGGATCTACTTCGCGATGATCACGCTCGCGTTTGCGCAGATGGTCTACTTCATCTACCTGCAGGCGCCGTTCACGCACGGCGAGGACGGCCTCCAGGGCGTGCCGCGCGGCCGGCTGTTCGGCGTGCTCGACCTGTCGTCGGACCTGGTGCTCTATTACGTCGTGCTCGCGATCATCGTCGCGGCCTGCGCGTTCATCGTGCGGATCGTCCATTCGCCGTTCGGCCAGGTGCTCGTCGCCATCAAGGAGAACGAGGCGCGCGCGGTCTCGCTCGGCTACGACACCGACCGCTTCAAGCTGCTCGCGTTCGTGCTGTCGGCCGGGCTCGCGGGGCTGGCCGGCTCGCTGAAGGTGCTCGTGCTCGGCTTCGAGACGCTCGGCGACGCGTACTGGACGATGTCGGGCCTCGTCGTGCTGATGACGCTCGTCGGCGGGATGGGCACGCTGTTCGGCCCGCTGCTCGGCGCGGCGCTGATCGTCATGCTCGAGGACCGGCTCGGCGACATCGGCGAATGGCTCGCGTCGCTGACCGGCATCGGCTGGTTCCACTCGCTCGGCGAATCGGCGACGATCGTGACCGGGGTGATCTTCATCGCGTGCGTGCTGGCGTTCCGGCGCGGCATCGTCGGCGAAATGATCGCGCGGTTCAAACCGCTGAGAGCATCGTGA
- a CDS encoding branched-chain amino acid ABC transporter permease — protein sequence MDLSIAAILAQDGITTGAIYALLSLALVLVFSVTRVIFIPQGEFVAYGALTLAALQAQKFPATCWLLFVMGIACFVLEIGGLIRHRTRRHQLGRTLTTLGSRYVLLPLAVFALTRSYAAQPLPMLAQIALTLAIVVPMGPFVYRLVYQPVAEATTLLLLIVSVALHFAMVGLGLVMFGAEGSRTNAFSDATLSVGSLAISLQSVLVVVTAFVLIAALYVYFGRTIAGKALRATSVNRLGARLVGIGTTEAGRLAFTLAAGLGVLSGVLVGPLTTIYYDSGFLIGLKGFVGAIIGGLVSYPLAAAGSLLVGVLESYSSFWASAYKEVIVFTLIIPVLLWRSFATPHAEEDEE from the coding sequence ATGGATCTCTCGATTGCGGCGATCCTCGCGCAAGACGGCATCACGACCGGCGCCATCTATGCATTGCTGTCGCTGGCGCTCGTGCTGGTGTTTTCCGTCACGCGGGTGATCTTCATTCCCCAGGGCGAGTTCGTCGCCTACGGTGCGCTGACGCTCGCCGCGTTACAGGCGCAGAAATTTCCCGCCACCTGCTGGCTGCTGTTCGTGATGGGCATCGCGTGCTTCGTGCTCGAAATAGGCGGCCTGATCCGGCATCGCACGCGTCGTCATCAGCTCGGCCGCACGCTGACGACACTCGGCAGCCGCTACGTGCTGCTGCCGCTCGCGGTGTTCGCGCTCACGCGCAGCTACGCCGCGCAGCCGCTGCCGATGCTCGCGCAGATCGCGCTGACGCTCGCGATCGTGGTGCCGATGGGGCCGTTCGTCTACCGGCTCGTCTACCAGCCAGTGGCCGAGGCGACGACGCTGCTGCTGCTGATCGTATCGGTCGCGCTCCATTTCGCGATGGTGGGCCTCGGGCTCGTGATGTTCGGCGCGGAGGGCTCGCGGACCAACGCGTTCTCCGATGCAACGCTGTCGGTCGGCAGCCTGGCGATCTCGTTGCAGAGCGTGCTGGTGGTCGTCACGGCGTTCGTGCTGATCGCGGCGCTCTACGTGTACTTCGGCCGCACGATCGCCGGCAAGGCGCTGCGCGCGACGTCGGTGAACCGGCTCGGCGCACGGCTCGTCGGCATCGGCACGACGGAAGCGGGGCGGCTCGCATTCACGCTCGCGGCGGGGCTCGGCGTGCTGTCGGGCGTCCTCGTCGGGCCGTTGACGACGATCTACTACGACTCCGGCTTCCTGATCGGCCTGAAGGGCTTCGTCGGCGCGATCATCGGCGGGCTGGTCAGCTATCCGCTCGCCGCGGCCGGATCGCTGCTCGTCGGCGTGCTCGAATCGTATTCGTCGTTCTGGGCGAGTGCGTACAAGGAGGTGATCGTGTTCACGCTGATCATTCCGGTGCTGCTGTGGCGCAGCTTCGCGACGCCGCACGCGGAAGAGGACGAGGAGTGA
- a CDS encoding GMC family oxidoreductase — translation MNTERTLEGEFDYVIVGAGTAGCVLANRLTEDPDVSVLLLEAGGKDDYHWIHIPVGYLYCIGNPRTDWLYKTQPEAGLNGRALAYPRGRVLGGSSSINGMIYMRGQREDYDGWARDTGDAGWSWDSVLPIFRRSEDHHAGASDVHGAGGCWRVEKQRLRWEILESFAHAAQETGIPATDDFNGGDNAGVGYFEVNQKRGVRWSASKAFLRPAMSRPNLTVITGAQAQRVIFDGRRATGVEYRGDGTAFVARARAEVLLTSGAVNSPQLLELSGIGDGRRLQAFGIDVVQDLRGVGENLQDHLQLRMAFRVEGVRTLNTLAAHWWGKLAIGAEYALLQRGPMSMAPSQLGAFAKSDPDDPTLTRPDLEYHVQPLSLERFGEPLHSFNAFTASVCHLRPTSRGSIHIASADPGAAPAIAPNYLSTDHDRHVAANALRLTRRIASAPALARYRPEEILPGPRYRTEAELIEAAGAVGTTIFHPVGTCRMGRADDDGAVVDSRLRVRGVAGLRVVDASVMPSITSGNTNSPTLMIAERASDMIRADRRASRDAALVGRDAAVSAA, via the coding sequence GTGAACACTGAACGGACGCTCGAGGGCGAATTCGATTACGTGATCGTCGGCGCAGGCACCGCGGGCTGCGTGCTCGCGAACCGTCTGACCGAAGATCCGGACGTCAGCGTGCTGCTGCTCGAAGCCGGCGGCAAGGACGACTATCACTGGATCCATATCCCGGTCGGCTACCTGTATTGCATCGGCAATCCGCGCACCGACTGGCTCTACAAGACGCAGCCGGAAGCGGGGCTGAACGGCCGCGCGCTGGCGTATCCGCGCGGCCGCGTGCTCGGGGGCTCGTCGTCGATCAACGGGATGATCTACATGCGCGGCCAGCGCGAGGACTACGACGGCTGGGCGCGCGACACGGGCGACGCGGGCTGGTCGTGGGACAGCGTGCTGCCGATCTTCAGGCGCAGCGAGGATCACCACGCGGGCGCGAGCGACGTGCATGGCGCGGGCGGCTGCTGGCGCGTCGAGAAACAGCGGCTGCGCTGGGAAATTCTCGAATCGTTCGCGCACGCGGCGCAGGAAACCGGCATCCCCGCGACCGACGATTTCAACGGCGGCGACAATGCCGGCGTCGGCTATTTCGAGGTGAACCAGAAGCGCGGCGTGCGCTGGAGCGCGTCGAAGGCGTTCCTGCGCCCGGCGATGTCGCGGCCGAACCTGACCGTGATCACCGGCGCGCAGGCGCAGCGCGTGATCTTCGACGGGCGGCGCGCGACCGGCGTCGAATATCGCGGCGACGGCACGGCGTTCGTCGCGCGGGCGCGCGCCGAAGTGCTGCTGACGTCGGGCGCCGTCAATTCGCCGCAACTGCTCGAGCTGTCCGGCATCGGCGACGGCCGGCGGCTGCAGGCGTTCGGCATCGACGTCGTGCAGGACCTGCGCGGCGTCGGCGAAAACCTGCAGGATCACCTGCAGCTGCGCATGGCGTTTCGCGTCGAGGGCGTGCGCACGCTCAACACGCTGGCCGCGCACTGGTGGGGCAAGCTCGCGATCGGCGCCGAATACGCGCTGCTGCAGCGCGGGCCGATGTCGATGGCACCGTCGCAGCTCGGCGCGTTCGCGAAATCCGATCCGGACGACCCGACGCTCACGCGGCCCGATCTCGAATACCACGTGCAGCCGCTGTCGCTCGAGCGCTTCGGCGAGCCGCTGCACAGCTTCAATGCGTTTACCGCATCGGTCTGCCACCTGCGGCCGACGTCGCGCGGCAGCATCCACATCGCGAGCGCCGATCCGGGGGCGGCGCCCGCGATCGCGCCGAACTATCTGTCGACCGACCACGATCGCCACGTCGCCGCGAACGCGCTGCGGCTGACGCGCCGGATCGCGTCCGCGCCGGCGCTCGCGCGATACCGCCCCGAAGAAATCCTGCCGGGCCCGCGCTATCGGACCGAGGCGGAACTGATCGAAGCGGCCGGCGCGGTCGGCACGACGATCTTTCATCCGGTCGGCACCTGCCGGATGGGGCGCGCGGACGACGACGGCGCCGTGGTCGACAGCCGGCTGCGCGTGCGCGGCGTCGCCGGGCTGCGGGTGGTCGACGCGTCGGTGATGCCGTCCATCACGTCGGGCAACACCAACTCGCCGACGCTGATGATCGCGGAGCGCGCGAGCGACATGATCCGCGCGGACCGGCGCGCATCGCGCGACGCGGCGCTGGTGGGGCGCGATGCGGCCGTATCTGCCGCATGA
- a CDS encoding ABC transporter ATP-binding protein, with amino-acid sequence MILGDTILETRGLTKEFKGFTAVNGVNLRVRRGAIHALIGPNGAGKTTCFNLLTKFLTPTAGQIVFNGIDITDERPAQVARRGIIRSFQISAVFPHLSALHNVRLGLQRALGTEFHFWRSERTLKALDDRAMDLLTQVGLTDFAHVPTVELAYGRKRALEIATTLAMEPELMLLDEPTQGMGHEDVDRVTALIKKVASGRTILMVEHNMNVIAGISDTITVLQRGEVLAEGSYAEVSKNPLVIEAYMGSADAALAGAHA; translated from the coding sequence ATGATTCTCGGCGACACGATTCTCGAAACACGCGGACTGACGAAGGAATTCAAGGGCTTCACCGCCGTGAACGGCGTCAACCTGCGCGTGCGCCGCGGGGCGATCCACGCATTGATCGGACCGAACGGCGCGGGCAAGACGACCTGCTTCAACCTCCTGACCAAATTCCTGACGCCGACGGCCGGCCAGATCGTCTTCAACGGCATCGACATCACCGACGAGCGGCCTGCGCAGGTCGCGCGGCGCGGCATCATCCGTTCGTTCCAGATCTCCGCGGTCTTCCCGCACCTGAGCGCGCTGCACAACGTGCGCCTCGGCCTGCAGCGCGCGCTCGGCACCGAATTCCATTTCTGGCGCAGCGAGCGGACGCTCAAGGCGCTCGACGACCGCGCGATGGACCTGCTCACGCAGGTCGGCCTCACCGATTTCGCGCACGTGCCGACCGTCGAGCTCGCGTATGGCCGCAAGCGCGCGCTCGAGATCGCGACGACGCTCGCGATGGAGCCGGAGCTGATGCTGCTCGACGAGCCCACGCAAGGGATGGGACACGAAGACGTCGACCGCGTGACCGCGCTGATCAAGAAGGTCGCGAGCGGGCGCACGATCCTGATGGTCGAGCACAACATGAACGTGATTGCCGGCATCTCCGACACGATCACCGTCCTGCAGCGCGGCGAGGTGCTTGCCGAGGGCTCGTATGCGGAGGTGTCGAAGAATCCGCTCGTCATCGAGGCGTACATGGGCAGCGCCGATGCAGCGCTCGCGGGGGCGCACGCATGA
- a CDS encoding branched-chain amino acid ABC transporter ATP-binding protein/permease, with product MKKIVRNKAIWLFLVALFALPVLPGVLRVPEYWITLLNYIGLYAIVAIGLVLLTGVGGMTSFGQAAFVGIGAYATAYLTTRYGVSPWLGLIAGVVLTALVALVLGAVTMRLSGHFLPLGTIAWGLALFYLFGNLELLGKYDGINGIPALNLFGVVLDSGRSLYFLIWAVVLAAIVSVQNLLNSRPGRAIRALHGGGVMAEAMGVNTAWMRVVIFVYAAVLAAVSGFLYAHLQRAVNPTPFGLNHGIEFLFMAVVGGVAHVWGAVLGAAILTVLQDYLQTLLPKLLGSEGNFEVIVFGVLMVLLLQYARQGVWPFVARLFPRGSRAHVPHDAEPLPQRTRPATGETLLVVDTARKQFGGLVAVNDVSFEVNAGQIIGLIGPNGAGKSTTFNLVTGVLRPTSGAITFRGERIDGLTSREIVRRGIGRTFQHVKLLPGMTVLENVALGAHLRGTTGVWRSVVRLNAHEEAQLLAEAARQIRRVGLDAHMYDEAGSLALGQQRILEIARALCCDPTLLLLDEPAAGLRYKEKQQLADLLRRLKSEGMSVLLVEHDMDFVMNLTDRLVVMEFGTRIAEGLPQDVQQDPAVLEAYLGGVE from the coding sequence ATGAAGAAGATCGTGCGCAACAAGGCGATCTGGCTGTTTCTCGTGGCGCTGTTCGCGCTGCCGGTGCTGCCCGGCGTGCTGCGGGTGCCCGAATACTGGATCACGCTGCTGAATTACATCGGCCTGTACGCGATCGTCGCGATCGGGCTCGTGCTGCTGACGGGTGTCGGTGGAATGACGAGTTTCGGGCAGGCGGCCTTCGTCGGCATCGGCGCGTATGCGACCGCGTACCTGACGACGCGCTACGGCGTGTCGCCGTGGCTCGGGCTGATCGCCGGCGTCGTGTTGACGGCGCTCGTCGCGCTCGTGCTGGGCGCGGTGACGATGCGGCTGTCCGGGCATTTCCTGCCGCTCGGCACGATCGCCTGGGGCCTCGCGCTGTTCTATCTGTTCGGCAACCTCGAACTGCTCGGCAAGTACGACGGGATCAACGGCATTCCGGCGCTGAACCTGTTCGGCGTCGTACTGGACAGCGGCCGCAGCCTGTATTTCCTGATCTGGGCGGTCGTGCTCGCGGCGATCGTGTCCGTGCAGAACCTGCTGAACAGCCGGCCGGGCCGCGCGATCCGCGCGCTGCACGGCGGCGGCGTGATGGCCGAGGCGATGGGCGTGAACACCGCGTGGATGCGCGTCGTGATCTTCGTCTACGCGGCGGTGCTCGCGGCCGTTTCCGGCTTCCTGTACGCGCACCTGCAGCGTGCGGTGAACCCGACGCCGTTCGGCCTGAACCACGGGATCGAATTCCTGTTCATGGCGGTGGTCGGCGGCGTCGCGCATGTGTGGGGCGCGGTGCTCGGCGCGGCGATCCTCACCGTGCTGCAGGACTACCTGCAGACGCTGCTGCCGAAGCTGCTCGGCTCGGAAGGCAACTTCGAGGTCATCGTATTCGGCGTGCTGATGGTGCTGTTGCTGCAGTACGCGCGGCAAGGCGTGTGGCCGTTCGTCGCGAGGCTGTTTCCACGTGGATCGCGTGCGCACGTGCCGCACGATGCCGAGCCTTTGCCGCAGCGCACCCGGCCGGCGACCGGCGAAACGCTGCTGGTCGTCGACACCGCGCGCAAGCAGTTCGGCGGGCTGGTGGCCGTCAACGACGTCAGCTTCGAGGTCAACGCGGGGCAGATCATCGGCCTGATCGGCCCGAACGGCGCCGGCAAGTCGACGACGTTCAATCTCGTGACGGGCGTGCTGCGGCCGACCAGCGGCGCGATCACGTTCCGCGGCGAGCGGATCGACGGCCTGACTTCGCGCGAGATCGTCCGGCGCGGCATCGGCCGCACGTTCCAGCATGTGAAGCTGCTGCCGGGGATGACGGTGCTCGAGAACGTCGCGCTCGGCGCGCATCTGCGCGGCACGACCGGCGTCTGGCGCAGCGTCGTGCGGCTCAACGCGCACGAGGAAGCGCAGTTGCTGGCCGAAGCGGCGCGCCAGATCCGCCGAGTGGGGCTCGACGCCCATATGTACGACGAAGCGGGGAGCCTCGCGCTCGGCCAGCAGCGGATCCTCGAGATTGCCCGCGCGCTTTGCTGCGACCCGACGCTGCTGCTGCTCGACGAGCCGGCCGCCGGGCTGCGCTACAAGGAGAAGCAGCAACTGGCGGACCTGTTGCGGCGGCTGAAGTCGGAAGGGATGAGCGTGCTGCTCGTCGAGCACGACATGGATTTCGTGATGAATCTCACCGATCGGCTGGTGGTGATGGAGTTCGGCACGCGGATCGCGGAGGGGCTGCCACAGGACGTGCAGCAGGATCCGGCAGTGCTCGAAGCGTATCTGGGCGGGGTGGAATGA
- a CDS encoding branched-chain amino acid ABC transporter permease, which produces MEIFGIPLPAMLSQLLLGLVNGSFYAILSLGLAVIFGLLNVINFAHGALFMLGAMLAWMGLSYFGLPYWAMLVIAPVIVGAFGVVIERSMLRWLYKLDHLYGLLLTFGLTLVVEGVFRSIYGASGQPYDVPSQLAGATNLGFMFLPNYRAWVVVASLGVCLVTWFVIEKTRLGAYLRAGTENPKLVEAFGVNVPMMITLTYGFGVALAAFAGVLAAPVIQVSPLMGQPMIITVFAVVVIGGMGSILGSILTGLMLGVIEGFTRVFYPEASATVVFVIMAIVLLIRPAGLFGKER; this is translated from the coding sequence ATGGAAATCTTTGGCATTCCGTTGCCGGCGATGCTGAGCCAGTTGTTGCTCGGGCTCGTCAACGGCTCGTTCTACGCGATCCTGAGCCTCGGGCTCGCGGTGATATTCGGGCTGCTCAACGTGATCAACTTCGCGCACGGCGCGCTGTTCATGCTGGGTGCGATGCTCGCATGGATGGGGCTGTCGTATTTCGGGCTGCCGTACTGGGCGATGCTCGTGATCGCGCCCGTGATCGTCGGCGCGTTCGGCGTCGTTATCGAGCGCTCGATGCTGCGCTGGCTGTACAAGCTCGACCACCTGTACGGGCTGCTGCTGACGTTCGGCCTGACGCTCGTCGTCGAGGGCGTGTTCCGCTCGATCTACGGCGCGTCCGGGCAGCCTTACGACGTGCCGTCGCAGCTCGCCGGCGCGACCAATCTCGGCTTCATGTTCCTGCCGAACTATCGCGCATGGGTCGTCGTCGCGTCGCTGGGGGTGTGCCTCGTGACCTGGTTCGTGATCGAGAAGACCCGGCTGGGCGCATACCTGCGCGCGGGCACCGAGAATCCGAAGCTCGTCGAGGCGTTCGGGGTGAACGTGCCGATGATGATCACGCTCACCTACGGCTTCGGCGTCGCGCTCGCCGCGTTCGCGGGCGTGCTGGCCGCGCCGGTGATCCAGGTGTCGCCGCTGATGGGCCAGCCGATGATCATCACCGTATTCGCGGTGGTCGTGATCGGCGGGATGGGCTCGATCCTCGGCTCGATCCTCACCGGCCTGATGCTCGGCGTGATCGAGGGCTTCACGCGGGTGTTCTATCCGGAGGCGTCGGCGACGGTCGTGTTCGTGATCATGGCGATCGTGCTGCTGATCCGTCCGGCAGGCCTCTTCGGCAAGGAAAGATGA
- a CDS encoding ABC transporter ATP-binding protein gives MKRSEREERELSGVESGTPALEISGLEAWYGESHILHGVDLTVHRGEVVTLLGRNGAGRTTTLRAIMGLTGRRSGSIKVAGNETIGLATHRIAHYGVGYCPEERGIFSSLSCEENLMLPPLIGPREHAMSLDDIYAMFPNLASRRQSQGTRLSGGEQQMLAVARILRTGANLLLLDEISEGLAPVIVQTLAKMIVALKARGYTIVMVEQNFRFAAPLADRFYVMEHGRIVEHFGARELASKMPVLHDLLGV, from the coding sequence ATGAAGCGCAGCGAACGGGAGGAACGCGAATTGAGCGGCGTCGAAAGCGGCACGCCTGCGCTGGAGATCTCGGGCCTCGAAGCCTGGTACGGGGAATCCCACATATTGCACGGCGTCGACCTCACGGTGCACCGCGGCGAGGTCGTGACGCTGCTCGGCCGCAACGGCGCGGGCCGCACGACGACGCTGCGCGCGATCATGGGCCTGACGGGCCGCCGCAGCGGCTCGATCAAGGTGGCCGGCAACGAGACGATCGGCCTGGCGACGCACCGGATCGCGCATTACGGCGTCGGCTATTGCCCGGAGGAGCGCGGCATCTTCTCGAGCCTGTCGTGCGAGGAGAACCTGATGCTGCCGCCGCTGATCGGGCCGCGCGAGCACGCGATGTCGCTCGACGACATCTACGCGATGTTCCCGAACCTCGCATCGCGCCGGCAGAGCCAGGGCACGCGGCTGTCCGGCGGCGAGCAGCAGATGCTCGCGGTCGCGCGGATCCTGCGCACCGGCGCGAACCTGCTGCTGCTCGACGAGATTTCCGAAGGCCTTGCGCCCGTGATCGTGCAAACGCTCGCGAAGATGATCGTCGCGCTGAAGGCGCGCGGCTACACGATCGTGATGGTCGAACAGAATTTCCGCTTTGCCGCGCCGCTTGCCGACCGGTTCTACGTGATGGAGCACGGCCGGATCGTCGAGCATTTCGGCGCGCGCGAGCTCGCCAGCAAGATGCCGGTGCTGCACGACCTGCTCGGCGTCTGA
- a CDS encoding ABC transporter substrate-binding protein, whose protein sequence is MKMKTLARACLALAAAAFTAGAAQAADTVKIGFITDMSGLYADIDGQGGLEAIRMAVADFGGKVLGKPIEVVYADHQNKADIAASKAREWMDRGGLDLLVGGTNSGTALAMNQVAAEKKKVYINIGAGADTLTNEQCTPYTVHYAYDTMALAKGTGSAVVKQGGKSWFFLTADYAFGKALEKNTSDVVKAHGGQVLGYVRHPLSASDFSSFLLQAQASKAQILGLANAGGDTINAIKAAKEFGITKTMKLAALLMFINDVHSLGLETTQGLVLTDSWYWNRDAASRQWAQRYFGKMKKMPSSLQAADYSSVTTYLKAVQAAGTTDSDKVMAELKKAKVNDFYAKGYIRADGSMIHDMYLMEVKKPSESKEPWDYYKVLATIPGDQAFTTKQETRCALWK, encoded by the coding sequence ATGAAAATGAAGACCCTCGCACGCGCCTGTCTCGCGCTCGCGGCCGCCGCGTTCACCGCCGGCGCCGCGCAGGCCGCGGATACCGTGAAGATCGGTTTCATCACCGACATGTCGGGGCTTTATGCGGACATCGACGGGCAGGGCGGCCTCGAGGCGATCCGCATGGCGGTCGCGGACTTCGGCGGCAAGGTGCTCGGCAAGCCGATCGAGGTCGTGTACGCGGATCACCAGAACAAGGCGGACATCGCGGCGTCGAAGGCGCGCGAGTGGATGGATCGCGGCGGGCTCGACCTGCTCGTCGGCGGCACGAACTCGGGGACGGCGCTGGCGATGAACCAGGTCGCGGCGGAGAAGAAGAAGGTCTACATCAACATCGGCGCGGGCGCCGACACGCTGACCAACGAGCAGTGCACGCCGTACACGGTGCACTACGCGTACGACACGATGGCGCTCGCGAAGGGCACCGGCTCGGCGGTGGTGAAGCAGGGCGGCAAGTCGTGGTTCTTCCTGACCGCCGACTACGCGTTCGGCAAGGCGCTCGAGAAGAACACGTCGGACGTCGTGAAGGCGCACGGCGGGCAGGTGCTGGGCTACGTGCGCCATCCGCTGTCCGCGTCGGATTTTTCGTCGTTCCTGCTGCAGGCGCAGGCGTCGAAGGCGCAGATCCTCGGCCTCGCGAACGCGGGCGGCGACACGATCAACGCGATCAAGGCGGCGAAGGAGTTCGGCATCACGAAGACGATGAAGCTCGCCGCGCTGCTGATGTTCATCAACGACGTGCACAGCCTCGGCCTCGAGACGACCCAGGGGCTCGTGCTGACCGACAGCTGGTACTGGAACCGCGATGCGGCGTCGCGCCAGTGGGCGCAGCGCTACTTCGGCAAGATGAAGAAGATGCCGTCGAGCCTGCAGGCGGCCGACTATTCGTCGGTGACGACCTACCTGAAGGCGGTGCAGGCGGCCGGCACGACCGACTCCGACAAGGTGATGGCCGAGCTGAAGAAGGCGAAGGTCAACGACTTCTACGCGAAGGGATATATCCGCGCGGATGGCAGCATGATCCACGACATGTATCTGATGGAGGTGAAGAAGCCGTCCGAATCGAAGGAACCGTGGGATTACTACAAGGTGCTCGCGACGATTCCGGGCGATCAGGCGTTCACGACCAAGCAGGAGACGCGCTGCGCGTTGTGGAAGTAA